The nucleotide window GGCGGCGAAGCAGTAGTAGGCGAAGTACTGAAGGTCGCCGCGCTGCACGAACGCGATCACGACGCGGATCGCCCAGATGCCGGAGGCGTAGGCTACGACCGTCCCGAGCACGAGCGGCAGCCAGTCGGTCTCCGCGCCCGCTCCGAAGAGGTCGAGCACCTTGAGTCCCGTCGCCCCCACGATCACCGGGAGCGACATCAGGAACGAGAAGTCGGCGGCGTCCTTGCGGTCCACGTTGAGGTAGATCGCCGTCGAGATCGTCGAGCCGGAGCGCGAGATGCCGGGGACGAGGGCGGCGCTCTGGGCGAGGCCGGCCAGCAGCGCCTTGCCGGCCGAGAAGTGCCCGTCAGGGTGCGGCCGGAAGCGGATCAGGAGGAGTAGCACGCCGGTCACGAGGAGCATCCCGCAGACGAACCTCGGGGCCTCGAAGAGTCCTTCCAGCGTGTCGGCGAAGAGGACGTACACGACGCCGGTCGGGACCATCGAGAGGAGCACGAAGAGCGCGAGGCGGACCGCCCCGGACGGCGGCGCGGTACGGCTCTCGGCGTCGAGCGGCTCGGGCGGCGTGTGCTCGATGGGGCCGGGCCGGAGCGCGGCGCGGAGCTGCGCCGGGTGCGCGAGGGCCCGGAAAAACTCGCGCAGGATCGTCCCGATGCGCCGCCAGTAGACGGTGACGATCGAGAGCACGGTCCCGAAGTGGACGAACACCTCGAAGGTGATGTCCGGCTCCCGCACGCCGAGGAGGTACTGCCCGAGGACGAGGTGACCGGACGAGGAGACGGGCAGAAACTCGGCCAGGCCCTGGACGAGGCCGAGGACGAGGGCTTCCCACCAAGCCATATCGAGTGACGAGTTGCGAGCGACGAGTGACGAACGAAGGGCAACCGGAAGGTACAGGCGCGCACTCAGCGGTAAGCGCCTACTCGTCGCTCGTCATTCGTTATTCGTCGTTCGGAGCCTTCGGCTCGACCATCACCACGTCCTCACGGTCGATGCGGACGAGACCGGGCGGGCCACCTTTGACGGGGCGGACGTACTTCCGCTCGGTGACGGTGACGGGGACGAGCGACTGCGTTTTGGCCTGGCTGAAGTGGGCCGCGAGCGCTGCCGCCTGCTCGACGGTCCGGCGGTCCGGCATGGCAGTCTTGCTCGCGCGCCGGATGACGACGTGGGAGCCGGGCACGTCGCGGGCGTGCAGCCAGAGGTCGTGCGGGCTCGCGTAGCGGGTCGTCAGCTCGGCGTTGCCCTTCGCGTTCTTGCCGACCCACGCCTCGTACCCGCCGGGGAGCGGGAACCGGCGGAACGGCTCGCTCGCCTCGCCCGCGCCGGAGCGACCAAGAAGTGCGCCGAGGGCGTCTTTTTCTTCTTCCAGAAAGGCTTGCAGGTCGGGCAGGCGGTCGAGCGCGCGGAGCCGGGCGAGGAGTGCCTCGACGGCGTCGGCGTCGGCGTGGACGTGCTCCCTCCGGCTCTCGGCATGGGCGCGGGCCGCACGCGTGCGGCGGGCCTTGCCGTAGTAGCGCTCGGCGTTCTCGATTCCGGTGAGGGCTTCGTCGAGCGGGATCGTCACGTCGGACTGATCGCCGAGCAGGTCGGGGAGCGTGACGGTGTCGTGCCCGGCGGGCTGCTGCGTGGCCTGGGCCATGAGGAGGTGCCCGCAGCGCTCGTAGGTGTCGGCGCGGCTCTCGTTGGCGAGTTCCTCCAGCATCCGGTCGGCGCTGCGGCGGAGGCGGCGGGCCGAGGCGGCGAGCCGTTTTTCGAGTGGCTCGTAGCGCGCGTCGAAGTGCTGCTGGGCGAGGCGGCGGCGGGCGTAGACGCGGACCGCCTCGTCGACGGTCCCGAAGCGCTCCTCGCGCAGCCCCGCGTCGGCACTCCGCAGGTCGAGGAGCGCGAACGCCTCGGCGCGAGCCCCTCGCCAGAGGATGTGCGGCGCAGGCTCGGCAAGCTCGGCCTCTATTTCCTGCGCGGCCCCGAACAGAGCGCGTCGCTCGGGCTCGGTCACGTCAGCAGGCGATCCGGTCGCGGCCCCGGCGCGGGCGACGGCCTCCTCGGCGAGCGCCCGGTCGAAGAGCGGCATCGCCGCCTGCACGGCCTGGGCGACCACCTTCCGGTTATCGCGCCACCGCGCCTCGAAGTCCGCGAACGTCTCGACCGCCGGAGCCGGACGCGGCGCGGGCGGGGCCTCGTCCTCCCAGGCATCGTCCGACTGGAAGGCTTCGAGCACGCGCTCGCCCTCGGCCAGCCACACGTTCGGGCGCGGGCCGAAGAGCTGGACCTGAAACCGCATGCCGCCCCCGAGGTCGACGAACACCACGCGGTCTCGCTCGGCCGCTCGCACTGCCTCGACGCGCCGCCCGTGCGCGGCCTCGAACAGGCCGGCGCTGTTGCGGCGGGCTCGGCCGTAGCCGGGGTTGCGAAACAGCAGCCGCAACTCGGGCCGGACAACCGCAGCGAGCGTCCAGTCGTCTGCGCCCGCGAGCGCGACCGACAGCTCGGCGCGGTTCTGTGAGTAGGCGTCCTGAACGGTCGCGCCGCGGAGCGAGGCGTCCCACTCGGCGGCGAGGGCGTGGAGCGTGTAGTAGGTGAGGAGCATCGGGCGGACGGCAGTGTCCGCCTAGGATACGACCTCGCCCGCTCGATGCGGTCGGGGTTAGCCTCCGCTCCGGCGCGTCGAGAGGCCGAAGGGCAGATAGGCCGGGCAGATGCCGATGAAGCTCGTGAGGACAAGCACGACGGCGATGACGCCCAGCACAACCGTGACAGCTCCGCTGATGACGCCGGCAAAGTAGAGCACGACGACGAGGACAGCGGCGGCGACGCGCAGGGTGCGGTCGAGGGAACCCATGTTCTTTTTCATCGGGGATGGCGTGGGTGGTGAGGAGCGACCCTGTGCTTCGTGGGTGCGGCACAGGTCGGCAATCTAGGGTGCGTTGCCCGTTCCGTTCCGTGACCTACGTCACCAACCCTGCTCCGGCGCGGCGACTCACCGGTGGGCCAGCCCAGCCGCGTCGTCGAGGAGGACGCGGCCCCGGTTCAGCGTGACGAGGCCCTGGCGCTCGAACTCTTTGAGCACTCGGCTCACGACCTCGCGCGAGGTTCCGAGGTCGGCGGCGAGGGCTTCGTGTGTTCGGACGACATGCCCCGCTGCGTTTTGCTCGGTGAGGAGGTGGGCCGCGAGGCGCTCGTCCACGCGCTGGAACGCCACGGCCTCCACCAACTCCACCACGTCGGCGAAGCGACGGGCGAGGAGGTCGAACACGTAGCCGCGCCACGCGGGCGAGGCGTCGAACCACGCCCGAAACGCCTCGGCGGGTACGGCGAAGGCTTCCACATCGGTCTCCGCCTCGGCGAAGGCGGGGAAGGGGCGCGCGCTGAGGACGCAGGACGCCGTGAGGATGCAGCTCTCGCCCGGTTCGACTCGGTAGAGGGTTAGCGCCCGCCCGGTCTCGCTGATCCGGTAGACCCGCCCGGTGCCGCGCACCACGAGCGGGAGGTGACGGCACAGGTCGCCTTCGAGACAGATCGGCGACCCCGCGTCGAGGTGGAGCGGACGCGCCGTCTGCACGAAGGCGTCCCGAAACGTTGGGGTGGCCTCCGACAGAAAGGGAAAGGCGTCAGCCGCGTCAGGCATCAGGGGACCTCGGCAAGCAGACAGTCGAAGGCAGCCTCGGCGATGCGCTCGGCGAGGGCGTCGATCAGTTCGTCTTCCAGCGCGCGCTCGGCATCGGCGCGGGCCTCCTCGTTGAACAGGCGGCGCTCGGCGCGGGAGAGGTCGAGCGTGCGGACGGGGCCGTCGTAGACGCCGCGTGCGATCCGCAGGTTGGCCGACCGCCCGACCTCGCGGCTGCACAGTACGCGCCGCGCGTCCGTCTCGACGAGGTCGAAAACGACCGTCGCCTCGATCTCCACCTCGTCTTCGATCCGGGTGTAGGTCACGCGGTCGCCGCGGCGCGTGCGGGCCTCCCGCGTCTCGCGCGCGCGCTCCTCCGCCGTCCGATCAAAGCGCTCGACCTCGCCCGCGAAGACGGCGTCCACGCCGAGGGTGTAGCCGAGCCGGGCCGCGTCCGGCGGGTCGATCGCACCGCGCAGGCCGAGGTCGCGCAGGGCGCGGCGCACGAGGGCCGGCTCCAGCGTGAGCACGAACGGGGGCGGCTGCGTCCAGCGGTCGATCTCCAGGTCGTCGTTGAGGGCGTCGAGGAAGCCGCGGGGGAGGCCGCGCCGGGTCTGGCTGGGCTGGAGCGGGGTGAAGGCCGTGCGGATGCTCCCCCGGTCGAGGGCCTCGGTCTGGAGGCGGAGGATCTGCGCGGCGGCCGCGCTCCCCGGCGGGACGAAGGCGAGGGCGTCCTCCGCCCGGGCGAAGGCTGCCTGGTAGCGCCCGGCGGCGAGGTCGGCCCCGGCCCACGCAACCGTCGCGTCGAGCCGGGCGTCGGCGAGAAGGCCAGCCGCTTCGGGCGATGGTTCGTAGGTGTCGGCGCGGCGGTAGGCTTGCATTGCCCCGTCGAAATCGCCGCGCGCGACCGCCGCACCGCCCGCGTCGAGCAGCGTGGCGACGGCCGCGTCGAAGTTGGCCCGGCGCTGCTCGGCGTAGTCCGCCGGAAGCGCCAGCGGCACCCCGACCCGCGAGGCCGTCGCCGCGAGGCCGTCCAGCCCCCGGTGCTGGCTCGCCGCCTCCACCCAGCTGCCCGCGCGCTCGGCATCGTCGATCCGCACCAGGCGCTGGTTGACGGCGAGCTTCCCGGCTTCGAGCAGGCGGCCCTGCGCCTTCCGCAAGCCCGGCTCCTTCTCCAGCGCGTCGGCGTAGAGGTAGGCGGCGGCTTCGTAGTCGCCGCGCAGCTCCAGCGCCTGGCCTTCGTTGTAGAGTTCGTCCGCGCTCTTGCAGCCAAGAAAGAGGAGGGTGAAGGCAAGGGAGAGTAGGACGCGGCGCAGAGGCATAGTGGGGGAGGAAAGCCGGAGAAAGTTTTCCCGCGCAGGCAGGGGCGAGGCGTGCCTTGCCCCGACGGGGATGGCGCGACCCTGCAAAATATCACGCCGCGCTGTCACCGACTTTCGCCACGGGCGATGCGGGCGAGGATCGGGGCGGCGGCCTTGACCGAGTGGACGTAGTAGCGGGCGGCGAGGGCGAGGCGCTCGTCGCCAGAGAGGTCGCCGTGAAATCCCTGCCGGCGGAGCCGGTCCTGCCGGGCGTGGTAGAGCCCGAGCGCGGCGGCGACGGAGATGTTGTAGCTCTGGATAAACCCGTCAATCGGGAGGACGACGTTCAGGTCGGCACGGGCGAGGAGGGCGTCCGAGATGCCGTCGCGCTCGTTGCCGAAGACGAGCGCGGTCGGGACGGTGAAGTCGACCGCGCCGATGGGGACGGCGTCGGCGGCGAGGTGGGTGGCGGCGATGCGGTAGCCCTGGGCCCTCAGCCCGTCGCACGCCGAGGCCGCGTCCGGCCAGAGGTGGAGGTCGAGCCACTTGTCGGCCCCCTGGCTCTGCCGCCGCGCCCGCCCCGTCCCGCCTTCGACGCGGGACTCGTCCGGGTCCCGCTCCTGCGCCCAGGCGGCGGCGTCGCCTTGCAGGCCCACGAGGTGCGCCGCGCCGTAGCCTAGCCCCTCGGCGCTGCGGAGGACCGCGTTGACGTTGCCGAGGTCGTGGACCCGCTCCAGGACCGGCACGACACTCACCGTTCGCCCAGTCACGACGGCCTCGATGCGCGCCTGCCGGTCGTCGCCGACGAAGGGCGCGAGGTGCCGGATCACCTTGGCGGGCGTGAACGAGCGGTCGCCGAAGACGAAGGAAGGCGAGGGCAGCGAAGGCACGGCGGAGCGGTCGGAACGGCGGGGGGGAGGTGCCGTTGGAAGATACCCTTTCGCCCCTCGCCACCCTCCATCCACTCCACGATGCAACTCCAGGACAAAGTCGCCGTCGTCACCGGCGCGAGCCGGGGCCTCGGCCGCGCCTTCGCCGAAGCCCTTGCCGCCAAAGGGGCCACCGTCTTCGGCCTCGCCCGCAGCGAAGACGCCCTCAAGGACCTCCACGACGCCCTCGGCGACGCCTTCCATCCCGTCGCGTGCGACGTGCGCGACCGCGACGACGTGGAGCGCGCCTTCAAGACGGTCCAGGGCGAGGCCGGCCGCTGCGACGTGCTGATCAACAACGCGGGCCTCGGCCGCTTCGGCCCGGTGGAGGCGTACGAGGACGAGGCATGGAACGTGATGATGGACACGAACGTCGACGGCCTCTTCTTCTGCACCCGCGCCGCGATCCCGACGATGAAGGCGCAGAACGCGGAGGGTGGCTTCGGGGGGCACATCGTCAACATCGCCTCCGTCGCCGGCCTGCTTGGCAACCCGCACATCAGCGGCTACAACGCAACCAAGTTCGCCGTGCGCGGCTTCTCCGAGGCCATCATGAAGGAGTTGCGCGAGGACGGGATCAAGGTGACGTGCGTCTACCCCGGCTCGGTCGAGACCCACTTCGCCGACGAGGCGGGGACGAGCGGCTCGGCCAACCCGATGCAGCCCGAGGACATCGCCGACACCGTCGTCCACGTCCTCGAAGCGCCGGACAACTACCTCATCTCCGAGGTCATGATGCGCCCGCTGCGCCCGAAAGGCTGATGCGCGTGACGAACGACGAGCGACGAGCGACGAACGGGACGGCGGTTGCCGAGGCTCCGGTTCTACGTGATCCTGAGACGGTGGACCTGGCGTACCCGCCCGATCTGTTCTCATTCACGGTCGAGAGTGCGGGCGAGCGGCTGCTCGGGTGCATCTACGTCGCCGACGGGCCGGGGCCGCACCCGACGGTACTGCTCCTCCACGGCTGCCCCGGCAACGAGCGCAACTTCGACCTCGCACAAGCCCTGCGGCGCTGCGGGTTCAACGTCGCCACGATGCACTACCGGGGCTCGTGGGGCAGCGGCGGGGCCTTCTCGATTACCGGGGCTCTGGAAGATGTGCCGGCCACGCTCGCGTTTCTCCGGCAGCCGGAGACGGCCGCAGCCTTCCGCATCGACACAACACGGCTCATTCCGGTCGGGCACTCGATGGGCGGCTTCGCGGCGCTCATCGCGGCGGCGGCCGACGAGCGCGTCCCAGCCGTGGCCGCCCTCGCGGCGTTCAACTTCGGGCTCCACGCTCGGCTGATGGAGCGTGTCCCGGAGGTGCGCGCCCGCACGGTCGCGGCGCTCGGCCCGCTCGTGCCTCCGCTGCGCGGCGCGACGGCGGAAGGCCTCACCGAAGAAATGGCTGCGAACCAGGGTGCGTGGGACCTCCTCGACCGGGTGCCCGCGCTGGCGAGCCGACCGCTCCTCCTCGTCGGGGCCGCGCGCGACGACCTCGCAATCCCGTCGCTGCACCACCGCCCGCTCGCCGAGGCGTTCGGTGACGCCGGGACGGCAGCGCTCGCCGAGACCACGTTCGACGACGACCACGTCTTCTCCAGCCACCGCATCGCGCTGGCCCAGGTCGTTGCGTCCTGGCTTGGCGCGGTGACAGCCGAGCCGTAGCGGTCCGATGCAGACAGCCTGCGCCATCGTGGGGGGAGGTCCGGCCGGAGCGGTGCTCGCGCTCCTGCTCGCCCGGCGCGGCGTTCCCGTCGCGGTCCTCGAAAAGCACGCCGACCTCGACCGCAGCTTCCGGGGCAACACGCTGAACCCGGCCGCGCTGGAGATCCTGGCCGACGCCGGCCTCGCTGAGCGCATCCTCGCGCTCCCGCACGCCAAGACCTCCCACTTCACTGCTGTCGACGCCGCCGGCGAGGTGCGGTTCGCCGACTTCGGCACCCTCGCCACGCCCTTCCCCTACGTCCTCCTGATGCAGCAGGCCGACTTCCTGCGGCTCGTCTTCGAGGAACTGCTCCGCTACCCGCACGCCCGCCTCGTCACCGGAGCCGACGTGCAGGCGCTGGTCGAAGAGGACGACGTCGTGCGCGGCGTGGTCTACGAAAAAGACGGAGTGCGGCGCGAACTCCGCGCCCCGCTCACCGTCGCCTGCGACGGCCGGCACTCGGCGCTCCGCGCCCGGGCCGGGCTGCGGCCGAAGCCGTACGGCGTGCCCATCGACGTGCTGTGGTTTACCCTCCCGCGGTGCCCCGGCGACGAGCAGGAGGCCGGGGCCTATTTCCGGTTCGGGCGCGGCACCATGCTGGCGCTGATGGACGCCGGCACGCACTGGCAGGTCGGGGCGATCATTGCCAAAGACAGCTTCCCCACGTTCCGCGCGCGCGGCCTCGACGCCTTCCGCGCCGGCATCGCCCGCACGGTGCCGGCTTTCGCCGACCGAACGGGCGTGCTCCAGAGCTGGCGGCAGACGGCGCTGCTGCGGGTGCAGATCGACCGGCTCCGGCGGTGGCACCGCCCCGGCTTTCTGTGCATCGGCGACGCGGCGCACGCGATGAGTCCCGTCGGGATGATCGGGATCAACCTGGCCCTCCAGGACGCGGCCTGCGCCGCCGAGCGCTTGGCCGGCGGCCTCCTCGCGGGACGGGCGGACGAGGACGACTTGCGGACCGTGCAGCGCCGGCGCGAGGGGGCCGTGCGGCTCGTGCAGCGCGCGCAGGCGCTCGCCCACCGCCTCGTGCTGGCCCCGATGCTGGGCGCGCCCGAGCCCCGGCTGGCTGCGCCCGTGCGCTGGCTCATGGCGCAGCCCGCGCTCCGGCGGCAGGCGTCGCGGCTGATCGCCTACGGTAGGCTGCGCTGACGGGCAGCCACAACGAGCGAGCGCCTGCGACGGAAGCCACAGGCGCTCGGTTCGGAGCAGGAGAAAACCCGACTACGGAAGCGACGTGTCCTCCTCCACCGGGGGGATCACCTCGGCTGGGGCGAGGGTGACGCTGTACGCCTCGCGGTCCGAAAGCGAGACCTCCAAGACGAGCTCGGTGTAGGCCGCGTTGGCCTGGCCTTCGGCCGTGCCGATCACGACCCCGCCGCTGACGAGGTTGAACGTGACCTGCCTGTCTGCGTCGACGTAGCCGTCGATGCCGAACGCGAGGCGCTCGAGGGGGCCGCGCTTCCCGCCCTTGGCCGGCGTGAACGCGCCGGCGCCAGCGATCCGCACCTCGGGGCCGCCGTCCGCAGCCTCCGGCAGACCGACTGGGCCTTGCCGGAAGGCGAACTGGTGCTCGCCGGAAGCGTCTGTTGCCTCCCACGAGGCGTAGAGCGAGCCGAAGTCCGGGGCTGTCACGACGGGAGCGGTGACGCCTGATGTCTCTATGGTGGGGCCAACGAGGTCCTCGGCGCACCCGGTTAGGGCAACGGCGCTGAGGAGGAAGAGTGTGAGATAGATACGCATGTTGTGTGGTATGTGAAGCTGGAGTGATGTTGGAGTGTAGCCCCCTCTGGAGGGGGAGGCAGCGAGTCCTCAGGCAAGCCCGCCAGGTGAGGCTGGCAAAGGGAAAGGCTATTACCGAGCCGCCCCAGGGTCTCGATTTGAGACCCAGTATCAGTCGCTAAGACCGTAACGGCCGTCCACCATGAGCGGACGTACAAAGCCGCTGTCGACATCCTAGTGCCAAGGCCGGACCCAGAACCCTCGCGCGCCGCGGGTAGGAACGACATCGCGCGGTTCCACGCACCCGACGGTGCCGCTTTGCCAGCCGTATCTTCGACACTCTCGGAGCCGTCGCTTAGCCCGGCCTCTCCTCACCCCACCCCAGCCCCATGCTTTCTACGCCTGCCCTTTCATTTTTCCTCCTCCAAGTAGCACCCGAAGGCGGAGGGCTGGTAGGGCTGCTCCTCCCCTTCCTGCTCGTCTTCGTCGTCTTCTACTTTTTCATCATCCGCCCCCAGAAGAAGCGGGAAGACACCCGCAAGGCCATGATCTCGGCCGTAAAAAAAGGCGACCGGATCGTAACCATCGGCGGCGTCCACGCGACCGTCACGAAGGTCGACGAGAACAGCGTGCTGGCGCAGGTGGACGACAATGTCAAGCTCCGCTTCGACAAGAACGCCGTCGCCTCGGTGCAGACGAAGGACTAGAGGATTGGAAGAGCGGAGGGCGGGAAGCGCGGAGGACTCCAGGAGCCAGCGCCGAGCCCGTCTTCCGCTCGTCCGCGCCTCCTCTCTTCCCCTCTTCTCCCCGAACCCGCCGCCGGAGGCCTCGTTCAAGCGGCCAACCTACGCGCTGCGCTATGCCGACTGACCGACTGCTCTTCGACCCCATTGAGGACGCCCTGGAGGACCTCCGCGCCGGCCGCCTCGTGATCGTCGTCGACGACGAGGACCGCGAGAACGAGGGCGACTTCATTGGGGCCGCCGAGGCCGTCACGCCGGAACTCGCCAACTTCATGGCGAAGCACGGGCGTGGCCTGATGTGCGTCTCGATCACGCGCGAGCGCGCCGCCGCCCTCGCCCTCCCGATGATGGAGCAGGTCAACACCTCGCTCCACGACACGCCGTTCACCGTCTCGGTCGACTACAACCGGGGCACGACGACGGGCATCTCGGCCGCCGACCGCG belongs to Bacteroidota bacterium and includes:
- a CDS encoding undecaprenyl-diphosphate phosphatase — its product is MAWWEALVLGLVQGLAEFLPVSSSGHLVLGQYLLGVREPDITFEVFVHFGTVLSIVTVYWRRIGTILREFFRALAHPAQLRAALRPGPIEHTPPEPLDAESRTAPPSGAVRLALFVLLSMVPTGVVYVLFADTLEGLFEAPRFVCGMLLVTGVLLLLIRFRPHPDGHFSAGKALLAGLAQSAALVPGISRSGSTISTAIYLNVDRKDAADFSFLMSLPVIVGATGLKVLDLFGAGAETDWLPLVLGTVVAYASGIWAIRVVIAFVQRGDLQYFAYYCFAAGTLGLLFIQ
- a CDS encoding NFACT RNA binding domain-containing protein, whose translation is MLLTYYTLHALAAEWDASLRGATVQDAYSQNRAELSVALAGADDWTLAAVVRPELRLLFRNPGYGRARRNSAGLFEAAHGRRVEAVRAAERDRVVFVDLGGGMRFQVQLFGPRPNVWLAEGERVLEAFQSDDAWEDEAPPAPRPAPAVETFADFEARWRDNRKVVAQAVQAAMPLFDRALAEEAVARAGAATGSPADVTEPERRALFGAAQEIEAELAEPAPHILWRGARAEAFALLDLRSADAGLREERFGTVDEAVRVYARRRLAQQHFDARYEPLEKRLAASARRLRRSADRMLEELANESRADTYERCGHLLMAQATQQPAGHDTVTLPDLLGDQSDVTIPLDEALTGIENAERYYGKARRTRAARAHAESRREHVHADADAVEALLARLRALDRLPDLQAFLEEEKDALGALLGRSGAGEASEPFRRFPLPGGYEAWVGKNAKGNAELTTRYASPHDLWLHARDVPGSHVVIRRASKTAMPDRRTVEQAAALAAHFSQAKTQSLVPVTVTERKYVRPVKGGPPGLVRIDREDVVMVEPKAPNDE
- a CDS encoding DUF2892 domain-containing protein, encoding MKKNMGSLDRTLRVAAAVLVVVLYFAGVISGAVTVVLGVIAVVLVLTSFIGICPAYLPFGLSTRRSGG
- a CDS encoding Crp/Fnr family transcriptional regulator, whose translation is MPDAADAFPFLSEATPTFRDAFVQTARPLHLDAGSPICLEGDLCRHLPLVVRGTGRVYRISETGRALTLYRVEPGESCILTASCVLSARPFPAFAEAETDVEAFAVPAEAFRAWFDASPAWRGYVFDLLARRFADVVELVEAVAFQRVDERLAAHLLTEQNAAGHVVRTHEALAADLGTSREVVSRVLKEFERQGLVTLNRGRVLLDDAAGLAHR
- a CDS encoding RNA methyltransferase, whose protein sequence is MPSLPSPSFVFGDRSFTPAKVIRHLAPFVGDDRQARIEAVVTGRTVSVVPVLERVHDLGNVNAVLRSAEGLGYGAAHLVGLQGDAAAWAQERDPDESRVEGGTGRARRQSQGADKWLDLHLWPDAASACDGLRAQGYRIAATHLAADAVPIGAVDFTVPTALVFGNERDGISDALLARADLNVVLPIDGFIQSYNISVAAALGLYHARQDRLRRQGFHGDLSGDERLALAARYYVHSVKAAAPILARIARGESR
- a CDS encoding SDR family NAD(P)-dependent oxidoreductase; translation: MQLQDKVAVVTGASRGLGRAFAEALAAKGATVFGLARSEDALKDLHDALGDAFHPVACDVRDRDDVERAFKTVQGEAGRCDVLINNAGLGRFGPVEAYEDEAWNVMMDTNVDGLFFCTRAAIPTMKAQNAEGGFGGHIVNIASVAGLLGNPHISGYNATKFAVRGFSEAIMKELREDGIKVTCVYPGSVETHFADEAGTSGSANPMQPEDIADTVVHVLEAPDNYLISEVMMRPLRPKG
- a CDS encoding alpha/beta fold hydrolase; the protein is MRVTNDERRATNGTAVAEAPVLRDPETVDLAYPPDLFSFTVESAGERLLGCIYVADGPGPHPTVLLLHGCPGNERNFDLAQALRRCGFNVATMHYRGSWGSGGAFSITGALEDVPATLAFLRQPETAAAFRIDTTRLIPVGHSMGGFAALIAAAADERVPAVAALAAFNFGLHARLMERVPEVRARTVAALGPLVPPLRGATAEGLTEEMAANQGAWDLLDRVPALASRPLLLVGAARDDLAIPSLHHRPLAEAFGDAGTAALAETTFDDDHVFSSHRIALAQVVASWLGAVTAEP
- a CDS encoding FAD-dependent oxidoreductase — translated: MQTACAIVGGGPAGAVLALLLARRGVPVAVLEKHADLDRSFRGNTLNPAALEILADAGLAERILALPHAKTSHFTAVDAAGEVRFADFGTLATPFPYVLLMQQADFLRLVFEELLRYPHARLVTGADVQALVEEDDVVRGVVYEKDGVRRELRAPLTVACDGRHSALRARAGLRPKPYGVPIDVLWFTLPRCPGDEQEAGAYFRFGRGTMLALMDAGTHWQVGAIIAKDSFPTFRARGLDAFRAGIARTVPAFADRTGVLQSWRQTALLRVQIDRLRRWHRPGFLCIGDAAHAMSPVGMIGINLALQDAACAAERLAGGLLAGRADEDDLRTVQRRREGAVRLVQRAQALAHRLVLAPMLGAPEPRLAAPVRWLMAQPALRRQASRLIAYGRLR
- the yajC gene encoding preprotein translocase subunit YajC, giving the protein MLSTPALSFFLLQVAPEGGGLVGLLLPFLLVFVVFYFFIIRPQKKREDTRKAMISAVKKGDRIVTIGGVHATVTKVDENSVLAQVDDNVKLRFDKNAVASVQTKD